The Vulpes vulpes isolate BD-2025 chromosome 8, VulVul3, whole genome shotgun sequence genome has a window encoding:
- the KRT18 gene encoding keratin, type I cytoskeletal 18, translating into MSFTARSTFSSNYRSLGSVQAPSHRVRPISSSAASVYAGAGGSGSRISVSRSTSFRGGWGSGGLAAGMAGGLAGIGGIQGEKETMQDLNDRLASYLEKVRSLEADNQRLEMKIREHLEKKGPQVRDWGHYFKTIEDLRAQIFASAVDNARIVLQIDNARLAADDFRVKYETELAMRQSVESDIHGLRKVIDDTNVTRLQLETEIEALKEELLFMKKNHEEEVKGLQNQIANSGLTVELDAPKSQDLSKIMADIRAQYDELAQKNREELDKYWSQQIEESTTVVTTQTAEIGEAEMTLTELRRTAQSLEINLDSMRNLKASLENSLREVETRYTMQMEQLNGVLLHLESELSQTRAEGQRQAQEYEALLNVKVKLEAEIATYRRLLEDGEDFSLTDALDSSNSLQTIQKTTTRKIVDGKVVSETNDTKILRR; encoded by the exons ATGAGCTTCACCGCCCGCTCCACCTTCTCCTCCAACTACCGGTCTCTGGGCTCCGTGCAGGCGCCCAGCCACCGGGTCCGGCCCATCAGCAGCAGCGCGGCCAGCGTCTATGCAGGCGCAGGGGGCTCCGGCTCCCGGATCTCCGTATCCCGCTCCACCAGCTTCCGGGGCGGCTGGGGGTCCGGGGGCTTGGCCGCGGGGATGGCCGGGGGTCTGGCGGGCATAGGGGGCATCCAGGGCGAGAAGGAGACCATGCAGGACCTGAATGACCGCCTGGCCTCCTACCTGGAGAAGGTGAGGAGCCTGGAGGCTGATAATCAGAGACTGGAGATGAAAATCCGGGAACACCTGGAGAAGAAGGGCCCCCAGGTCAGAGACTGGGGGCATTACTTCAAGACCATCGAGGACCTGAGGGCTCAG ATCTTTGCAAGTGCCGTGGACAATGCCCGCATCGTTCTGCAGATTGACAACGCCCGGCTCGCTGCTGACGACTTCCGCGTCAA gTACGAGACGGAGCTGGCCATGCGCCAGTCCGTGGAGAGCGACATCCATGGGCTCCGCAAGGTCATTGATGACACCAATGTCACTCGGCTGCAGCTAGAGACAGAGATCGAGGCTCTCAAGGAGGAGCTGCTCTTCATGAAGAAGAACCACGAGGAG GAAGTAAAGGGTCTACAAAACCAAATTGCCAACTCTGGGTTGACGGTGGAGTTGGATGCCCCCAAATCTCAGGACCTCAGCAAGATCATGGCAGATATCCGGGCCCAGTATGACGAGCTGGCTCAGAAGAACCGGGAGGAGCTGGACAAGTACTGGTCTCAGCAG ATCGAGGAGAGCACCACAGTGGTCACCACACAGACCGCTGAGATCGGAGAAGCTGAGATGACCCTCACGGAGCTGAGACGTACCGCCCAGTCCTTGGAGATCAACCTGGACTCCATGAGAAACCTG AAGGCCAGCTTGGAGAACAGCCTGAGGGAGGTCGAGACCCGCTACACGATGCAGATGGAGCAGCTCAACGGGGTCCTGCTGCACCTGGAGTCAGAGCTGTCCCAGACCCGGGCAGAGGGGCAGCGCCAGGCCCAGGAGTACGAGGCCCTGCTGAACGTCAAGGTCAAGCTGGAGGCTGAGATTGCTACCTACCGTCGCCTGTTGGAAGACGGGGAGGACTTCAG TCTTACTGACGCCCTGGACAGCAGCAACTCCTTGCAGACCATCCAGAAGACCACCACCCGCAAGATCGTGGACGGCAAGGTGGTGTCTGAGACCAACGACACCAAAATTCTGAGGCGTTGA